Proteins from a genomic interval of Siniperca chuatsi isolate FFG_IHB_CAS linkage group LG10, ASM2008510v1, whole genome shotgun sequence:
- the arfgef2 gene encoding brefeldin A-inhibited guanine nucleotide-exchange protein 2, producing MQQQQHRPSQQQQQQHSQSKAENSKTKSMFLSRALEKILSDKEVKRTQHGQLRKACQVALDEIKAELEKQKDGTVVPPRTNYIEADKYVLPFELACQSKSPRIVSTSLDCLQKLIAYGHITGNAPDSRTPGKRLIDRLVETICNCFQGPQTDEGVQLQIIKALLTAVTSPHIEIHEGTVLLTVRTCYNIYLASRNLINQTTAKATLTQMLNVIFTRMENQAALEAQEQEKDRLCLPQQNPSPVPGNLRSGSPRSDRTPTPEPQSSLSPAASSPDLTTTNTASSTPPPPAPDLDQDQAPDTPSINGEPEGSNAEQVTPSRESVFEDEGVETPPTAPQPAEKGDKPESNPNPAESAATEGEEGEQQPTQMHSGTGGEHPPHPVTEQTEVAPRTEGQQMNGIIEDRSSISSTDMLDAEALQGPHNAARFSHILQKDAFLVFRSLCKLSMKPLADGPPDPKSHELRSKIVSLQLLLSVLQGAGPVFRTHEMFVNAIKQYLCVALSKNGVSSVPEVFELSLAIFLTLLSHFKVHLKMQIEVFFREIFLTILETSTSSFEHKWMVIQTLTRICADAQCVVDIYVNYDCDLNAANIFERLVSDLSKIAQGRSGQELGMTPLQELSLRKKGLECLVSILKCMVEWSKDMYVNPNLQANLGQEHPSDSEGGELKLPEQLAGRRDSISSLDSTVSSSVPVSQADHPEQYEVIKQQKDIIEHGIELFNKKPKRGIQYLQDQGMLGATAEDISQFLHQEDRLDTTQVGEFLGENIKFNKEVMYCYVDQLDFCGRDFVSALRAFLEGFRLPGEAQKIDRLMEKFAARYLECNQGQTLFASADTAYVLAYSIIMLTTDLHSPQVKNKMTKEQYIKMNRGINDSKDLPEEYLSSIYDEIAGKKIAMKESKEFSITPKSTKQSVASEKQRRLLYNVEMEQMAKTAKALMEAVSHAQAPFFSATHLEHVRPMFKLAWTPLLAAFSVGLQDCDDPEVASLCLEGIRCAIRIACIFSMQLERDAYVQALARFTLLTASSSITEMKQKNIDTIKTLITVAHTDGNYLGNSWHEILRCISQLELAQLIGTGVKTRYISGVVRDKEAGIRGLPSGTEEFMPLGLGNLVGSQDKRQMAHIQESVGETSSQSVVVAVDRIFTGSTRLDGNAIVDFVRWLCAVSMDELASAHQPRMFSLQKIVEISYYNMNRIRLQWSRIWQVIGDHFNKVGCNPNEDVAIFAVDSLRQLSMKFLEKGELANFRFQKDFLRPFEHIMKKNRSLTIRDMVIRCVAQMVNSQAANIRSGWKNIFSVFHQAASDHDETIVELAFQTTGHIVMNTFQQHFAAAIDSFQDAVKCLSEFVCNAAFPDTSMEAIRLIRHCAKYVSERPQTLREYTSDDMNVAPGDRVWVRGWFPILFELSCIINRCKLDVRTRGLTVMFEIMKSYGHTFEKHWWHDLFRIVFRIFDNMKLPEQQTEKTEWMTTTCNHALYAICDVFTQFYEPLSEILLADIFTQLQWCVRQDNEQLARSGTNCLENLVILNGEKFSPEVWNITCSCMLEIFQNTSPHTLLTWRPAGQEEETADGKHFDADFDSQSQSSYDRALSERGHSQMSSDDTWKGKSNARVSDQKLFAGLLIKCVVQLELIQTIDNIVFYPATSKKEDAENMAAAQRDALEESEADGGEAGPDQGMYRHMTSAHLFKLLDCLLESHTFAKDFNSNNEQRTTLWRAGFKGKSKPNLLKQETSSLACSLRILFRMYSDTQLQDSWPDIQTRLLLVCSEALAYFISLTSESHREAWNSLLMLLLTRTLRLPDDKFKPHASCYYPHLCEMMQFDLIPELRAVLRRFFLRIGSVFHIAALEGAPARTPTS from the exons atgcagcaacaacaacaccggccatcacagcagcagcagcagcagcactcgCAGTCGAAGgcagaaaacagtaaaactaaGAGCATGTTTCTGTCTAGGGCGCTGGAGAAAATCCTCTCGGATAAGGAGGTGAAGAGGACCCAGCACGGCCAGCTGCGCAAAGCCTGTCAGGTGGCGCTTG ATGAAATCAAGGCAGagcttgaaaaacaaaa GGATGGCACAGTGGTCCCACCCAGAACCAACTACATCGAGGCTGACAAATATGTGCTGCCCTTCGAGTTGGCCTGTCAGTCAAAGTCCCCCCGGATAGTTAGCACCTCTTTGGACTGTCTGCAG AAGCTGATTGCGTACGGCCACATCACAGGCAACGCCCCGGACAGTAGAACCCCGGGCAAGAGGCTGATCGACCGGCTGGTGGAAACCATCTGCAACTGCTTCCAGGGCCCACAGACCGACGAGGGAGTCCAGCTACAGATCATCAAG gCCCTGCTGACGGCGGTGACCTCCCCACACATAGAGATTCATGAGGGCACGGTGCTCCTTACCGTCAGGACCTGCTACAACATCTACCTGGCCAGCCGCAACCTCATCAACCAGACCACCGCTAAGgccacactcacacagatgcTCAACGTTATCTTCACACGAATGGAAAACCAGGCT GCTCTGGAAGCTCAGGAGCAAGAGAAGGACCGGCTGTGTCTGCCCCAGCAGAACCCGTCCCCAGTCCCAGGTAATCTGAGGTCTGGCTCCCCCCGGTCTGACCGGACGCCTACCCCAGAGCCCCAGAGCTCCCTGTCCCCAGCAGCCAGTTCTCCAGACCTCACTACCACCAACACTGCCAGCTCCACGCCCCCACCGCCAGCCCCTGACCTGGACCAGGACCAAGCACCAGACACACCATCAATCAATGGAGAACCTGAGGGCAGCAACGCAGAGCAGGTCACACCATCAagag AGTCAGTTTTTGAAGATGAAGGTGTAGAGACACCTCCTACAGCACCCCAGCCAGCTGAGAAAGGGGACAAACCAGAGAGCAATCCAAATCCAGCAGAGTCAGCGGCgactgaaggagaggagggagagcaaCAGCCAACACAGATGCACAGTGGAACAG GAGGTGAGCACCCACCCCACCCTGTCACTGAGCAGACAGAGGTGGCTCCCAGAACAGAGGGTCAGCAGATGAACGGCATCATTGAAGACCGCTCTTCGATTTCCTCCACAGATATGCTG GACGCTGAGGCCCTGCAGGGACCCCACAACGCCGCCCGTTTCTCTCACATCCTGCAGAAAGATGCCTTTCTGGTGTTCCGCTCTCTGTGCAAACTCTCCATGAAGCCCCTCGCTGATGGACCTCCAGACCCAaa gtCCCATGAGTTGCGGTCCAAGATTGTctccctgcagctgctgctgtctgtgctgcagggTGCCGGGCCGGTGTTTCGCACTCATGAGATGTTCGTTAACGCCATCAAACAGTATCTGTGCGTCGCGCTGTCCAAAAATGGCGTCTCCTCTGTGCCTGAGGTCTTTGAGCTCTCACTGGCTATCTTCCTCACCTTGCTCTCCCACTTCAAGGTCCACCTGAAGATGCAGATTGAG GTGTTTTTCCGGGAGATATTTCTGACCATCCTGGAGACATCGACCAGCTCCTTTGAGCACAAGTGGATGGTCATCCAGACACTAACACGCATCTGTGCAG ATGCCCAATGTGTGGTTGACATCTACGTGAACTACGACTGTGACTTGAATGCAGCCAACATTTTTGAGCGCCTCGTCAGCGACCTGTCTAAGATTGCCCAGGGCAGGAGTGGTCAGGAGCTTGGGATGACTCCTCTGCAG GAGCTGAGCCTGCGTAAAAAGGGTTTGGAGTGTCTGGTGTCCATCCTCAAATGTATGGTGGAGTGGAGCAAAGACATGTATGTCAATCCAAACCTTCAAGCTAACCTGG GCCAGGAGCATCCATCTGATAGTGAGGGAGGAGAGTTAAAGCTCCCAGAGCAGCTGGCGGGTCGTCGAGACAGCATCAGCTCGCTGGACTCCACTGTCTCCTCCAGCGTCCCGGTTTCCCAGGCGGACCATCCAGAGCAGTACGAGGTtatcaaacagcagaaagatATCATCGAGCACGGCATCGAACT CTTCAACAAGAAGCCGAAGCGTGGTATCCAGTACCTGCAGGACCAGGGCATGCTGGGTGCCACAGCTGAGGACATTTCCCAGTTCCTACATCAGGAGGACAGACTGGACACT ACCCAGGTGGGAGAGTTCCTGGGCGAGAACATCAAGTTCAACAAGGAAGTGATGTACTGCTACGTGGACCAGTTGGACTTTTGCGGGCGGGACTTTGTCTCAGCACTCAGAGCGTTCCTGGAAGGCTTCAGGCTGCCTGGTGAGGCCCAGAAGATTGACAGGCTGATGGAGAAATTCGCTGCTCGATATCTAGAGTGCAACCAGGG ACAGACTCTGTTTGCCAGTGCAGACACTGCCTACGTGCTGGCATACTCTATCATTATGCTAACCACAGACCTGCACAGTCCTCAG GTGAAGAACAAGATGACAAAGGAGCAGTACATCAAGATGAATCGCGGTATTAACGACAGTAAGGACCTGCCCGAAGAGTATCTGTCTTCTATATACGATGAGATCGCAGGCAAGAAGATTGCCATGAAGGAGAGCAAAGAGTTCTCAATCACCCCAAAGTCTACCAAGCAGA GTGTAGCCAGTGAGAAGCAGCGCCGCCTGCTGTACAACGTGGAGATGGAGCAGATGGCGAAGACCGCTAAAGCTCTGATGGAGGCTGTCAGCCATGCTCAGGCCCCCTTCTTCAGCGCTACACACCTGGAGCATGTCAGGCCCATGTTCAAG ctGGCGTGGACCCCGTTGCTGGCAGCATTCAGTGTGGGACTGCAGGACTGTGACGATCCAGAGGTGGCCTCACTGTGTCTGGAGGGCATTCGATGTGCCATCAGGATCGCCTGCATCTTCAGCATGCAG TTGGAGCGGGATGCGTAtgtccaagccttggccagatTCACCCTGCTGACAGCCAGTTCCAGCATTACAGAGATGAAGCAGAAGAACATTGACACAATCAAGACGCTGATCACTGTGGCCCACACTGACGGAAACTACCTGGGCAACTCCTGGCATGAG atcTTGAGGTGTATCAGTCAGCTGGAGCTCGCCCAGTTGATCGGCACAGGTGTAAAGACACGCTACATCTCAGGGGTGGTCCGGGACAAGGAGGCTGGCATCAGGGGCTTACCCTCCGGCACAGAGGAGTTCATGCCCCTGGGGCTGG GTAACCTGGTGGGAAGTCAGGACAAGAGACAGATGGCTCACATCCAGGAGTCCGTAGGAGAGACCAGCTCTCAGAGTGTGGTGGTAGCTGTTGACAG GATCTTCACTGGTTCCACCAGACTAGATGGAAATGCAATTG TGGACTTTGTGCGTTGGCTGTGTGCGGTGTCCATGGATGAGCTGGCCTCCGCACACCAGCCGAGGATGTTCAGCTTGCAAAAGATTGTGGAAATCTCCTACTACAACATGAACCGCATCAGGCTGCAGTGGTCTCGAATTTGGCAGGTCATAGGAGACCACTTCAACAAG GTGGGCTGTAACCCCAATGAGGATGTAGCCATCTTTGCTGTGGACTCACTGAGGCAGCTCTCCATGAAGTTCTTGGAGAAAGGAGAGCTGGCCAACTTCCGCTTCCAGAAAGACTTCCTCAGGCCTTTTGAGCACATCATGAAGAAGAACAG GTCCCTCACTATCAGAGACATGGTGATTAGGTGTGTGGCTCAGATGGTAAACTCCCAGGCGGCCAACATCCGTTCAGGTTGGAAGAACATCTTCTCAGTGTTTCACCAGGCAGCCTCCGACCACGATGAGACTATAGTGGAGCTGGCCTTCCAGACCACTGGGCACATTGTCA TGAACACCTTCCAGCAGCACTTTGCAGCTGCTATTGATTCGTTCCAGGATGCAGTGAAGTGCCTGTCAGAGTTTGTGTGCAACGCAGCTTTTCCTGACACCAGCATGGAGGCTATCAGACTCATACGACACTGCGCTAAATACGTCTCAGAAAGGCCACAG ACCCTGAGGGAATACACCAGTGATGACATGAATGTTGCCCCTGGTGATCGGGTGTGGGTTCGTGGCTGGTTTCCCATTCTGTTTGAACTCTCTTGTATCATCAATCGCTGCAAGCTGGATGTCCGGACCAG AGGTCTCACAGTCATGTTTGAGATCATGAAGAGTTACGGTCACACCTTCGAGAAGCACTGGTGGCACGACCTCTTCAGAATCGTCTTCCGCATCTTCGACAACATGAAGCTCCCCGAGCAgcagacagag AAAACCGAGTGGATGACGACAACATGTAACCACGCACTGTATGCCATCTGTGACGTGTTCACCCAGTTTTATGAGCCTCTCAGCGAAATCCTGCTGgctgacattttcacacagcTACAGTGGTGTGTCAGGCAAG ACAACGAGCAGCTGGCTCGGTCAGGGACAAACTGTCTGGAGAACCTGGTGATTCTGAACGGGGAGAAGTTCAGCCCCGAGGTTTGGAACATCACCTGCTCCTGTATGCTGGAGATCTTCCAAAACACCAGCCCTCACAC TTTGTTGACTTGGCGACCTGctggacaggaagaggaaactGCAGATGGCAAGCATTTT GACGCTGATTTTGACAGTCAGTCCCAGAGCAGCTATGACAGAGCTCTGTCTGAGAGAGGACACAGCCAGATGTCCAGCGACGACACCTGGAAGGGCAAGTCCAATGCTA GAGTTTCTGACCAGAAGCTGTTTGCAGGGCTGCTGATTAAATGCGTTGTACAGCTTGAACTAATACAGACCATAGACAACATTGTCTTCTACCCAGCAACCAGCAAGAAGGAGGATGCAGAGAACATGGCTGCTGCACAG CGAGATGCTCTGGAAGAGTCGGAGGCCGACGGAGGCGAGGCGGGTCCAGATCAGGGTATGTACAGACACATGACTTCTGCACACCTCTTCAAGTTGCTGGACTGTCTGCTGGAGTCGCACACCTTCGCCAAGGACTTCAACTCTAACAACGAACAGAGGACAACACTCTGGAGGGCAG GCTTTAAAGGGAAATCCAAGCCCAACTTGTTGAAGCAGGAGACGAGCAGTCTTGCCTGCAGCCTGAGGATCTTGTTCAGGATGTACTCTGACACTCAGCTGCAGGACTCGTGGCCTGACATCCAGACACGCCTACTGCT